The DNA region CTGCGTGTTCATCGGTCCGGCCACAGCGACCCTGCAGTGGGACGCGGTCAAAGCCTTGTTCGAGAGCGAGCAGCTTGCGGAAGCACAGCGCCGCGCCGTGCTGTCGGGCAAGGCCGCCGACGGCCTCGCCGATCCGGGCCCCGTGGTGTGCGCCTGCTTCGGCGTCGGCCTCAATGTCATCCGCGACGCGATTGTCAACGGCGGTGCGACCAGTGTGGAGGCGATCGGCGCGGCGCTGCGTGCCGGCACCAATTGCGGCTCCTGCCTGCCGGAGCTCAAGCGCATCGTGCAGCGCGAGCGCGCGCCGCAGGCGGTCTAGCTTCTCAGCCTACCATCGCCTGATACACCATCGCGCGCATCAGATAACGATAACGCATGCGTTGCAGCGGCGCTTGCATCATCAGGATGGCGATGAGCTGTTCGCGCGGATCGATCCAGAAATAGGTGCCGCTGACGCCGCTCCAGGAACAGTCGCCCATCGAGCCCGGCAGGGCGCAGCGGCCGCTCTCCTTGCGCACGGCAAAGCCGAGGCCGAAGCCGATGCCGTTTTCCGGCAGCGGCGCCAGCGCGCCGAACATCGTGCGCATCATCGGGCCATGCTGGCTGTCGGGGGCAAGGTGGTCCGATGTCATCAGGCGCACGGTCGCAGGCGAGAGCAGACGCGTGTCGCCCAGCGCGCCGCCGTCCAGCAGCATCTGGCAGAAGCGCAGGTAGTCGGTCGCGGTCGACATGAGACCGCTGCCGCCGGAGAGCCAGGCCGGTTTCATCGTTGCTTCGCGCAACATCGGCGGACGCTTGCCGGTTGCTGGATCGATCTGCGGCTCGGCGGCGCGGGACGCGTCCACAGCGGCAAAGCCGGAGTTGCTCATACCGAGGCGCGCGCAGATGTGCTGCTCAATGAAGGCATCGAGGCTCATGCCGCTGACGACCTCGACGACGCGGCCGAGCACGTCGGTCGAAAAGCCGTACTGGAAAGTAGTGCCCGGCTGATACGCGAGCGGCAGCCTGGCGAGCTTGGCCGTGAACTCGGCATTGGTGTGCTTGAGATCGCCGACGCCGGCGTCGATGTAGGCCTGCTTCAGCGCTGGCCCGGTCAGCGGCGCATAGGTGAGGCCCGACGTGTGGCGCAGCAGGTCCTGCACGGTCAACGGCCGGCGGCAGGCTTCGGTGGCGAGCGTGGCCGCGTGATCCGAGTCGACCGCAACCTGGGTCTCCGCGAATTCCGGTAGATACTGCGCTACCGGATCGGCGATGCTCAGCCTGCCTTCTTCCGCCAGCATCATGGCGGCGACGGAGGTCAGCGGCTTGGTCATCGAGGCGATGCGGAAAACACTGTCGCGCTGCATCGACGCATTCGCCTCGCGGTCGCGCAGGCCCAAGGCTTCATGCAGCACGACCTTGCCTTTGCGGGCGATCAGCGCCACGGCGCCGGGGACGAGCTTCGCATCGATATCACGCGACAGAACGTCGATGAGACGCTGCAGCCGCGCCGAAGAAAAGCCGGCGTCTTCCGGGCGATCGGTGCGGGCGAATTCGAACGACATTGCGGCTTCCTACTTCCAGAACTGCTTCGTGGCGATGCGCGCGCCTTCGGCCATGGCGGCGAGCTTGGAGAAGACAACGTCGGGATCGACCGCTGCCTGTCCGACCCATGTGCCGTAGCCGCAGTCCGAGCCGGCGATGACGTTCTCGCGGCCGACCAGGTTCGCATAGCGGCCGATGCGTTGCGCAACGACTTCCGGATGCTCGATGAAGTTCGACTTCGATTCGATGACGCCGGGGATGAGCACCTTGCCATCCGGGAGCTTGACCGTTTCGAACACCGTGTATTCATGGGCGTGGCGCGGATTGGCGGCCTCGAGCGAAATCGCGACTGGCTTCGCCTTGAAGACGACATCGATGATATCGGCGAGCGCTACGTCGTAATGGTGCGGGCCTTCGTAATTGCCCCAGCACAGATGCATGCGCAGTTGCTCGGCCGGAATGTTGGCGACGGCGTGATTGAGCGCTTCGATGTGCAGCTGGGCGCGCTTGCGGAAGCCGGCGAGATCGAGGTCGGCATATTGAATATGCCGACCCATGGCCAAGTCCGGACAGTCGATCTGCACGACGAAGCCGGCTTCGGCGATGGTCTCGTATTCCTCCCGCATCGCATCGGCGATGGCGTAGATGTAGCTCTCGAAGTCCTTGTAGTAGTCGTTACGGAAGAACAGCGAGACGACGCCGGGGGAGGCGGCGCTCATGAAGCCGCCGACGGCTTTCACCTCGGACAGCGCTGCCTTCAGGTTCTCGGCGTCGGACTTCGGCGACACGCGGTCACGCACCGAAATCGGGCCGTTGCAGGCGGGCGTCTTGCGCCGCGAGCGGCCAGGGTCGCCGAACACTTTCTGTTCGAGCCGCGGGAACTCGTGGACGTCTTGATAGATGAATGTGTTGCCGGTGCCGCCGAAGCCGTTGAGGCGATCTTTGATGTAGGTGGCATAGGAGGGTTTCGACATTTCCCCATCGTTGATGAGGTCAACCCCCGACGCCGCCTGCTTCTTTACCACTCCGGCCACCGCCGCCTTGATCTCTAGGGCCAGGGCTGCCGATTCGACCGGGACGCCTTCCTCTTTGGCGTACATGATGCGGATCAGGTCGTCCGGACGCGGCAGGCTGCCGGTATGAGTGGTGAGAAAACGGTCAGTGCTTCTTTGCATGGCTTTCGGCCTCCCCAGGACCCCCGGTTCGGGTGCCGGGGCGCCGCACTCTAACACCAGTGGCCGTTTACATTGACAGGGGGGGCCCCCTCCCTTAGAAACCCGGTCAAACAGCGTCCAGAGATTGTCATGAAAGTCCGTAACTCATTGAAATCGTTGCGCGGCCGCCACCGCAACAACCGCCTCGTGCGGCGCAAGGGCCGGGTCTATGTGATCAACAAGACCAATCGGCGCTTCAAGGCGCGCCAGGGCTGACGCCTGCGCATAGGCTGGCATGATGCCGGCTGTGGACGACCGGGGCGCCTTCTGGCGCCCTTATTCGTCGCAACGTGAGGCGTCGCATCTTGGCCGCAATGGATAGAGACATTACCCTCTATCCATGGGAACACGATTCCACGTTTTCCTGATGGCCGCGGCGCTTGCCGCCGAGCTTTCGGCTGCGCCTGTCCAGGCGGCGCCGGACGATGTGGTCGGGCCGCCGGCCAAGCTGCCGCAGGCGCCGAAGGGCGACCGCCTCCGCAATCTCGACTTTCTGTTTGGGGCGCTCAAGGCGGCGCCCAACGAAGAGAGCGCCAAGGCGGTCGAAGAGCGAATCTGGGCGGTCTGGATGATCTCGCCCAGCGACACTGCCAATCTGCTGATGACGCGCGTGCGCACGGCGGTAGAGCAGAAGGACCTCGACCTCGCCATCAAGCTGCTCGACGGCATCATCGCGATCAAACCGGACTACGTCGAAGCCTGGAACCGGCGTGCGACGCTCTACTACATGCAAAAGGATTACGGCCGCGCGATCTCCGACATCCGGGAGGTGCTGCGCCGCGAGCCGCGCCACTTCGGCGCGCTATCGGGCTTGGGCCTGATCCTGCAGGACATCGGCGACGACAAACAGGCTCTAGAAGTCTACCGCCGCGCGCTCAACGTCTATCCCCGCCTGCAACGCATCCCCGATCTCGTGAAAGAGCTCCAGCAGAAGGTCGAGGGCCGGGACATCTGAGGTGCGGTCGCACGCGCGCAAGAGGCCTTGGCGTCTGACGCTCGATCAATGCGACGACGACTCGGACAGCAAATTGATGACGGCGACGCCGGCGACGATCAGGCCGATTCCCACCATCGCCGGCAGGTCCAGACGCTGACCGAACAGTATCCAACCGATCAGCGAGATGAACACGATACCGATGCCGGACCACAGCGCATATGAAATGCCGACGGGAATGACGTCGAGCGTCAGCGACAGGAAATAGAACGCGACGCCATAGCCCGCGACGACGATCGCCGATGGTCCGAGCTTGGTGAAGCCCGCGGACGACTTGAGGGCCGATGTGGCGATGACCTCGCCGGTCACGGCGACAACGAGATAAACCCACTTCATTCTGTCCCCCTTGCGTATCCGATGAATCGTACCGCCAATCGCATGGCGTGATTTGGCCTAGATCAAGCCAGCCGCGAAGGTCGGAGGTTGGCACCTTCAGTCACCTTTGCCGCGCCCGCAGCCGACAGTTAACAAGCCATTAACGCCAAACGGCTAGCATCGTCGGCAACGTCTCAAGGATTCTGGGAAACGATGTCGGTCGTCACGGCGACATCTTCTGTCACCGGCCTGCCGCAAGCGGCGGCGCTGCGTTCCGGCGCGGCTGATGCCGGCACGCGCGTCGATGCGACGGCCGGCGGCGCCGCGGCCAATTCATCCGTTACGCCTCCGACGGAGGGCGCGGCTCTTTCGTCGGTGGCACAAGCGGTGGCGGCGCTGTCGCCGCAGCAGATCGCCGCCTCGATCATCGGCGATGCCGCCTCGCGGCAGAACGGCCTCGCGCCGCTCTATGCCGATCTGGCGGCGCTCGTGAAAAGCGGGCAGTCACTCCCCGCGCCGGTGGCGGCGCTGGTGCGGCAGCTGCTGGCCGCGCCTTTGGATATTGTGAGCAAGTCGACGGTCGGTGCCGCCGAGATCAAGGCCGCGCTGATGCAGTCTGGCCTGGTGGCGGCTCCATCTGCCGCGGCGAACGCCGGCGCTTCCGCGGCCATGGCCGCGCCACAGGCACAAGTCGCGGGTCTCAATCTGGTGCTCGGCTTGATGCGACGGGCGCTGACGAACTGGCGCGACGACGAGCAAGCCGATACGGCGCGAACCGGGACGGCGGCGGTTGCCGCGAACAGTGGCCGCGCATTGGCCACGGATGCCCGGCAAGCGCCGCCGCCGCCCTTTCGCAACGGACCGACCGTGCCGCAGGCGCCGGTCGAAGCAGCGTTGCCGGAGGACGTCTCCGATCTGGCGCTTGCGCAGCATCTGTTGGATCGCACCGAGGCCGCCATCGCGCGTCAAACGCTGATGCAGGTTGCTTCGCTCTCCGACGGCGATGCCGCCGCAGCCAAGCCCGGCACCGACGGGCGTCATCTCCTGTTCGATATTCCGATGGCGATGCCGCAGGGCACCGCCGTCGCGCAATTCCGCATCGAGCGGGATGGCGCCGGCAATGAAGCCGAGGCCACCAAGCCCGCCTGGCGCGCGAGCTTCGCCATCGATATCGAGCCGCTCGGCCGCGTGCATGCGCATATCGCGCTCGTTGGCGACCGCACCTCCGTCACCTTGCGCGCGGAGCGGCCGGAGAGCGCGGCGCTGTTCAACGACAGTGTCGCGCAACTCGAGGCCGCCCTGCGCGAAGCCGCTCTCGAGCCCGGCACGCTTTCCTGTGTTGGCGGCGAGGCGCCAGCCCAGTCGATGCCGGCCGGCAAACCCGGCATGTTTCTGGACAGCAAAACATGACGACGCGCAAACTCGCCGTCGCGCTGGAGTACGAGCGGCCGAATGCGCCGCGCGTCACGGCCATCGGTCACGATGCGCTCGCCGAGCGGATCGTCGAACTCGCCACCGAGCACGGCGTGCCGCTGCACGAGAATCCGCAGCTCGCGGCAGCGCTGTCCCAGGTCGAGCTGGAGGCCGAAATTCCGGAGAAGCTTTATCGCGCCGTGGCCGAGGTGCTGGGCTACGTGTTGCGCGTCTCGGGCAAGGCGAAGGAACATCGAGCCGGCCCGGCGGCCGGGTACGCTATTCCGGCAAACAGCGACCCTTATCGGAAAAAGTGAGCGGGCGCGCTTGCGGCGCGCCCGGCTCTTCGTTCAGAAAGGCACCACCAACCCGTCGAGCGGCGCGTCGCAGTTGACGAGCTCGACCTTCTTCATGGCGATGCGCATGGCATTGCCTTCGCCGACGAGACGATGGAAGTAGGTGCCGGCGAACAGCCGCTGATCCTCGCGCCGGTATTCGACCAGCACGAACTTCGAACGTACGATCACGCCCGGTTCGCCGGTCGACGGCTCGATGGTGACGTTGTTGACGGTGCGGCTGGTGCGCGAGCGCGGCTCCTGCGAATAGATGCGCGGGTCGGACAGCCGGCGTACGCGCGTCTCCAACAGACGGCGGTCGTCATACATGAGCGACACGGTCTCGAACGGATCGGCCTGGCCGGCCTCGATCGGCACCCAGTAGCGGGCGTCGTCGGTGAACAGCGCCACCCAATCGTCGAAGAAGCCTTCGTCGAGCAGGCGCGCCTCGTGGATCAAAAAGGCTTCGTAAGCCCGAACGTCGAGCTTGGCGTCCGGCAAAGCGGGAATCTTTTTGGTCTTGTCGAGCATGATCAGGCCACCTGCTTCTTGGCGCCGCTGCCGCTGTCGCCGAACATGTAGCCGCGCCAGGCATCGAACATGTTGCGGATGTAGACCTCGCTGGTCGAATTCTTGCCCTTGCGGCCGCCGTGCGGATCCGGCTCGTCCGACGTGAAGCCGCGGCCGATCTCCAACCATTCGGCGCCTTCGCTCGACAGGCCGAGCGCGATGCGGTTGTAGATCTCGAGGTCGTCCGTGAGCACCAATGAGCCGGTGCCGTTGACGACGTTGGCGAAGCTCACGGTATTGCGGAACATCTGATCCGGCGCGCCCTTCAGCTTGAAGCAGTAGGTGTGCACGACGGTCTTGTTCACCGAGATGGGATGAATGACGCGCAGCTGCTGGAACTGGCTCATCATCGACATGTTCGGATAGAAATTGCTGTTCCAGCGGCGCACTTCCATGATGCGCTGCGTTTCGGCCTTGCCCTTCTTGGTCTCCATCGCGCTGTGATACTCGCGGAAGGTCGGATCGTTCAGCGCGGCGACCAGCTTGGAGTCGTCGTGGTAGTCGCCGAGATAGCTGTGGCCGTTAGCGTAGGTCCAGATGCCGACCTGGTTTTCCCAGAACGAGTAGGGCGCACCGTTCTGACGCATCTGCCGGATGGCGATTTCGCCGGTGCCGTCGCTGAACACATCGTCCTTCTGCTGCTGAGCGGCGGCGATTGACGAGCGGTGCGTGTACCAGGGATGCGCGGCGTCGCACAGGTTCTCGAGATAGAGCTTCCAGTTGCCGTCATAGGTGTGCTTGAACACGCCGCCGGCGATCTCGAGCTCGCCGTCCGGCGCGCGGTCGACCATGTCGTCGAGCGAGGTCTTCATGTAGCCGAGGAAGTCCTCGAAGCTCTGACCTTCGGACGCGAGGCTCAGGAAGATGAAGCCGCGATAGCTCTGAACGCGCGGTACCCGCACCATCGCGGTCTTCGGATTCTTGGTGTCGAAGTCTTCCGGATAGCCGTTGTTGAGCGGCACCGCCTTCAGCCGGCCGTCGAGATGGTAAGTCCAGCCGTGGTAGCAGCACTGGAATTCGTCGGTGCAGCCGGTATCGTTGGCTACCACCATGGCGCCGCGGTGGGCGCACTGGTTATGCAGCGCTTGGATCGAGCCGTCTTTGGCCCGCACGATCACCAGCGGCTTACGCGCGACACGGGCGGTGAAATAGTCGCCCGGCTTCTTGATCTGGCTTTCGTGCCCGACATACACCCATGCCGTGCCGAAGATCCGTGACATTTCCAGTTCAAAGATCTCAGGGTCCGTGTAGATTCGGCGATGAACGCGAGCAGGCTCGACCATGCGCGCGAGATCTTCCGGGGAATAATTGGCAGTCATCGACATGCGGGAACTCCAGATCAAAGCGCGTGCGGCTGCTGGCAAAGCAACCCGGCCACGTCGCACCGTCGCCGGCGATAGTGAAACGATACCGGAGAGTATCGTTAGTCGCAAGGGGGCTCCCGCCGCCCCGCGCGCGCAGCCGGCCGCGCCGATGCGCAGCCGCCGGGGCCGGGTGAAATCCGACGCCAAGCGCGAGGCCATTCTGCGCGGCGGCATGGCCGTATTCCTGAAGTCCGGTTTCGAGCGCACCAGCATGGACGAGGTCGCCGCGCGCGCCGGCGTCTCGAAGATGACCGTCTATCGTCACTTCGGCAGCAAGGAGGACTTGTTCGCCGGCGTTATCACCGAGCTCTGCAATCCGATCGTGGCCAAAGAGTTGGAGCGCCTGTTCGAAGAGGAGCCGGAGCAAGCCTTGCGCGGCTACGCGCGGCGCATGATCGACACGGTTTTCGCGCCCGAGACGATCGAATTGCATCGCATCGTCATCGCCGAGAGCAGCCGCTTTCCCAAGCTCGGCGAGTTGTTTTACGCGTCAGGCCCGCAGGTCTGTATCGAGGTGCTGGCGCGGTATCTCAAGCAGAACCGCAACGACCCCCGCTTCCGCATCGGCGATCCGACGCGGACGGCCGAGGAATTCCTCGAGCTTCTGCGCGGCTACGGCCATCTGCGCGTGCTGCTGAAGATCAGCAAAGCGTTGACGCCGCAGGAGGTCGAAGCGCGGATTACCGGCGCCGTGCGCCACGTGTTGCGCCCGTAAGTCTTGCTGCGAAGTTGGGCAGCCTTGCCGCGATCGCCATCAGCGGTATGCCGATGCTTGATTTGCGCCGATGAAACCGTTGCATCGCTTGCGAACCGCGCCGCGCGCGAGCCGGAAAAACGGGCATGACGAAACGAGACTGGTCAGTATAGCATGCGCCCGCGCCCGACGGCGCGAAGGAAAAGCCCGGTCCACGGGCCTCGAGGGGACATGACGATGACGAACGAGTCACGCGCGAGCGTCAACCGGCGAACCTTTTGCGGAGTGTTTGGCGCCGCCGCCTTGTCGAGCGTGGCCGGTTTTCCGGCGCTGGCCAATGAAGCATCGTCCTATCTTTTCCCGGCGCCGCCGGTGTTGCCGGCTTTCGGTCCGATCCAGTTGGCGAAGGGCAGGGGCTATTTCGAGAAAGCCGGGCTCGACATGAATTTCATGGTCGGCCGCGGCGGTGTCGATGTGGCGCAACAGGTCGGTGCCGGCAATGCCACCGTGGGCGGCATCGTCGCCGATGGCCCCATTTTGGTGCGCGGTAACGGCATTCCGGTGAAGATCGTCTGCGTGTTCGGCGGCCGCGGCTTCATGCAGATGGTCGTGCGCGAGGATTCAGGCGTCACCAAGCCGGCCGATCTCAAGGGCAAGACCATCACGGTGATGTCCTATCAGGACACGACCTATTATGCGTTGCTCGGGTTGCTGGCGAGCGCCGGCCTGACGAAGGCGGACGTCAACATCCAGTCGGCCGGGCCGACCGGCGTCTGGCAGTTGGTCGCCGCTGGCAAAGCCGCCGGCATGGCGGGGGTGCCCGACTGGATTCCGCCGGTGCGCGCCGAGAACGTGAAGGTCAACATCCTGCAGACGGAAGATTACTTCCCGCATATGGCGCAGGGCATCGCCACCTCGGACGACATGATCAAGAAGCGTCCCGACCTGGTGAAGAAGATCGTCAGCGCGGCGCTGCAGGGCATGAAGGACATCATGGACGATCCCGCCGGCGCGGCCGCGGATTTCGTCAAGTTCGTGCCGTCCTGGCAGGGCAAGGAAGGCGCCATCAAATGGACGTTCGAGTACTACGCCAAGAACGTCTATCCCGGACAGAAGCGACTCGGCGAAGTCGACGGCGCGCGCTTGGCGAAGCTGCAGGACTTCTACCTGAAGAACGGCATCGTGCAGAACAAGGTGGCGGTCGACGAGCTCTACACCAACCAGTTCATCGGCTGAGGCGACGGCGTCGCAAGGCGGCCGCTAGCCGCGCGCGACGGGATACACCTTGCCCTCGAACACCGTGGCCGTCACCGGGATGTCCTTCAGCTTCTCCGGCGCCACGATATAAGGGTCTTCCTCCAGCACGGTGAAGTTGGCGATCTTGCCCGGCGCGATGCTGCCGATCTGGTCTTCCTTGCGCCAGGAGTAAGCGGCTTCGATCGTGATCGCGCGCAGAGCGGCGTCCACGGAAACCCGCTGCGCGGGGCCGGCGACACGCCCCGACGGCGTAATGCGGTTGATGCCGCACCAGGCGAGATACAGCGGCGCGCTCGGCGCCATTGGCAGATCGGAGTGGTAGGAAAGCGGAATGCCACGGTCGAGCACCGACTGTGACCGCACCATCATGTCGGCGCGCTCGGGGCCGAGACCGACCGCGCTGTATTTGTCGGCAAAGCCGACGGTGTAATACGGGTTGGCGCTGACGATGGCGCCGAGCTTCTTGATCCGCGCGATCTGATCCTCGGTCGCGTTGGCGAAGTGCACGATGACGCAGCGATGGTCGCTGCGCGGATGTTCGGCATTGAGTTTCTCGAGGATCGTGAGCAGGACCTCGAGGCCGAGGTCGCCATTGACGTGGGTGTGGATCTGATAGCCGGCGTTCCAGTAGAGCCGCGCGCGCTTTTCCAATTCGTCGGGCTGGAGAATCCACTCGCCCTTGTGGCCGTCAAGATAGCCGTCCTTCATCTGCATGAGCTGCGAGATGATGGCGCCGTCAGCGAACAATTTGACCTGGCCGGGGAAGAACATCAGTTTTTTACCGGGGCCTTCCGGCGCCACCGCGATCTGCGCTTCGGTGGCGTCGAGCGCGCGATCGAGGCCGACGCGGTCGACGATGCCGCGGCCGTCGGCGATGAACGTCGCATACATCGGCGTCTCGGGCGCGCCAAGGATCTGCTCGTAGAGCTTCCAGATATCGGGCGTGTAGAGCGCGCCCGGCTCCATGTAAGCGGTGACGCCGTTGCCATGCAGATAGGCCACCATCTGCTTGAGGCCGAAAGCGAGCCGGGCCGGGCTCGCCAGCACCTTCAGCATAGGCGCCATTATCAGATTGAGTCCGCCTTCCCAGAAGTGGCCTTCGCGCCAGTTCGCCTGCTCGCTGTATTGGCCTTTGCCGACAGTCATCGCCTCGCCGATGCCGAGCGCGGCGAGGGCCGCCGTGTTGAGATAGAATTCGTGGCAGGAGCGATGCCAGACGGCGATCGGGCGCGTAGCGCTGAGCTTATCGAGCGCGGTCCGGTCGAGCGGGCCGTGCCAAAGCGCATGATAGCCCCAGGTGATCAGCCACTCGCTTGGGTTTGTCAGCGCGGTCTCGGCCTCTTTCAAACGCGCCCAGTAGGCGTCCGGCGTCAGCGCCGCCTTGTGCACGACCTTCGGCAGCACCCAGTCCTCCGGCGCGATGACCGGTACGGCCAATGTCAAGGCGCCCAGGATAGGATGCAGATGCTGGTCGATCAGTCCCGGTAGGACCACCTTGTCCTTGAACGACTCGTCGGTCGTATAAGCGCGGGCGCCGAGCGCGGCCTTCACCCGATCGAGCGTGCCGACCGCGACGATGCGCTTGCCGGCGACCGCTATCGCGGTCGCGTCCAGCGGGCCACGCTCCATGGTGATCACCTTGCGCGCGATGAAGACGACCGGCTGGCCCGGCGCCTCGGTCGCACGCTCTCCGCCCAAGCCTTGCTGCAGACTTTGATTGATGCTGCCGTCGGCATGCGCCGGCGGAACCGCTTCGGCGACAAACGTCGCCGTCGCGGACAGTGCTGCCGCGCCTTTCAGGAAGCCCCGGCGCGACGGCCAAGATAGTCCTTCCAAGGCGGCACGAAATCCTGGGTTGCATCCGGCACACATTGCGCCATTCAAGGCGAGCGCGGCGCATCCGCGTTGATGTGGATCAACGGCCTGGGTCGTCCGGCAAGCCGTCCCGCTTTGTTGCTTCGATGTTGGAGTTTCGAATCATCTCGTTGAAATCACGACAAAATCTCTATCCCAAAAAACTTGGCTTCAAATGGCCACGAATCACTCACGTTAGTAAGGCGCGAGAAGTGCGGTTCAAAACGCCAGGGAGCACGCCCATGAATCAAACGATCTCCAGTGCGCCGTGCGTCAGTGTCATTGTCGTCGCCAACGAAAAAGGC from Pseudolabrys taiwanensis includes:
- a CDS encoding EscU/YscU/HrcU family type III secretion system export apparatus switch protein produces the protein MTTRKLAVALEYERPNAPRVTAIGHDALAERIVELATEHGVPLHENPQLAAALSQVELEAEIPEKLYRAVAEVLGYVLRVSGKAKEHRAGPAAGYAIPANSDPYRKK
- a CDS encoding DMT family transporter; the encoded protein is MKWVYLVVAVTGEVIATSALKSSAGFTKLGPSAIVVAGYGVAFYFLSLTLDVIPVGISYALWSGIGIVFISLIGWILFGQRLDLPAMVGIGLIVAGVAVINLLSESSSH
- a CDS encoding serine hydrolase domain-containing protein; its protein translation is MSFEFARTDRPEDAGFSSARLQRLIDVLSRDIDAKLVPGAVALIARKGKVVLHEALGLRDREANASMQRDSVFRIASMTKPLTSVAAMMLAEEGRLSIADPVAQYLPEFAETQVAVDSDHAATLATEACRRPLTVQDLLRHTSGLTYAPLTGPALKQAYIDAGVGDLKHTNAEFTAKLARLPLAYQPGTTFQYGFSTDVLGRVVEVVSGMSLDAFIEQHICARLGMSNSGFAAVDASRAAEPQIDPATGKRPPMLREATMKPAWLSGGSGLMSTATDYLRFCQMLLDGGALGDTRLLSPATVRLMTSDHLAPDSQHGPMMRTMFGALAPLPENGIGFGLGFAVRKESGRCALPGSMGDCSWSGVSGTYFWIDPREQLIAILMMQAPLQRMRYRYLMRAMVYQAMVG
- a CDS encoding aromatic ring-hydroxylating oxygenase subunit alpha gives rise to the protein MSMTANYSPEDLARMVEPARVHRRIYTDPEIFELEMSRIFGTAWVYVGHESQIKKPGDYFTARVARKPLVIVRAKDGSIQALHNQCAHRGAMVVANDTGCTDEFQCCYHGWTYHLDGRLKAVPLNNGYPEDFDTKNPKTAMVRVPRVQSYRGFIFLSLASEGQSFEDFLGYMKTSLDDMVDRAPDGELEIAGGVFKHTYDGNWKLYLENLCDAAHPWYTHRSSIAAAQQQKDDVFSDGTGEIAIRQMRQNGAPYSFWENQVGIWTYANGHSYLGDYHDDSKLVAALNDPTFREYHSAMETKKGKAETQRIMEVRRWNSNFYPNMSMMSQFQQLRVIHPISVNKTVVHTYCFKLKGAPDQMFRNTVSFANVVNGTGSLVLTDDLEIYNRIALGLSSEGAEWLEIGRGFTSDEPDPHGGRKGKNSTSEVYIRNMFDAWRGYMFGDSGSGAKKQVA
- a CDS encoding flagellar hook-length control protein FliK encodes the protein MSVVTATSSVTGLPQAAALRSGAADAGTRVDATAGGAAANSSVTPPTEGAALSSVAQAVAALSPQQIAASIIGDAASRQNGLAPLYADLAALVKSGQSLPAPVAALVRQLLAAPLDIVSKSTVGAAEIKAALMQSGLVAAPSAAANAGASAAMAAPQAQVAGLNLVLGLMRRALTNWRDDEQADTARTGTAAVAANSGRALATDARQAPPPPFRNGPTVPQAPVEAALPEDVSDLALAQHLLDRTEAAIARQTLMQVASLSDGDAAAAKPGTDGRHLLFDIPMAMPQGTAVAQFRIERDGAGNEAEATKPAWRASFAIDIEPLGRVHAHIALVGDRTSVTLRAERPESAALFNDSVAQLEAALREAALEPGTLSCVGGEAPAQSMPAGKPGMFLDSKT
- a CDS encoding tetratricopeptide repeat protein; the protein is MAAALAAELSAAPVQAAPDDVVGPPAKLPQAPKGDRLRNLDFLFGALKAAPNEESAKAVEERIWAVWMISPSDTANLLMTRVRTAVEQKDLDLAIKLLDGIIAIKPDYVEAWNRRATLYYMQKDYGRAISDIREVLRREPRHFGALSGLGLILQDIGDDKQALEVYRRALNVYPRLQRIPDLVKELQQKVEGRDI
- the ykgO gene encoding type B 50S ribosomal protein L36 produces the protein MKVRNSLKSLRGRHRNNRLVRRKGRVYVINKTNRRFKARQG
- a CDS encoding TetR/AcrR family transcriptional regulator, with amino-acid sequence MRSRRGRVKSDAKREAILRGGMAVFLKSGFERTSMDEVAARAGVSKMTVYRHFGSKEDLFAGVITELCNPIVAKELERLFEEEPEQALRGYARRMIDTVFAPETIELHRIVIAESSRFPKLGELFYASGPQVCIEVLARYLKQNRNDPRFRIGDPTRTAEEFLELLRGYGHLRVLLKISKALTPQEVEARITGAVRHVLRP
- a CDS encoding cobalamin-independent methionine synthase II family protein, with protein sequence MQRSTDRFLTTHTGSLPRPDDLIRIMYAKEEGVPVESAALALEIKAAVAGVVKKQAASGVDLINDGEMSKPSYATYIKDRLNGFGGTGNTFIYQDVHEFPRLEQKVFGDPGRSRRKTPACNGPISVRDRVSPKSDAENLKAALSEVKAVGGFMSAASPGVVSLFFRNDYYKDFESYIYAIADAMREEYETIAEAGFVVQIDCPDLAMGRHIQYADLDLAGFRKRAQLHIEALNHAVANIPAEQLRMHLCWGNYEGPHHYDVALADIIDVVFKAKPVAISLEAANPRHAHEYTVFETVKLPDGKVLIPGVIESKSNFIEHPEVVAQRIGRYANLVGRENVIAGSDCGYGTWVGQAAVDPDVVFSKLAAMAEGARIATKQFWK
- a CDS encoding aromatic-ring-hydroxylating dioxygenase subunit beta codes for the protein MLDKTKKIPALPDAKLDVRAYEAFLIHEARLLDEGFFDDWVALFTDDARYWVPIEAGQADPFETVSLMYDDRRLLETRVRRLSDPRIYSQEPRSRTSRTVNNVTIEPSTGEPGVIVRSKFVLVEYRREDQRLFAGTYFHRLVGEGNAMRIAMKKVELVNCDAPLDGLVVPF
- a CDS encoding ABC transporter substrate-binding protein, which translates into the protein MTNESRASVNRRTFCGVFGAAALSSVAGFPALANEASSYLFPAPPVLPAFGPIQLAKGRGYFEKAGLDMNFMVGRGGVDVAQQVGAGNATVGGIVADGPILVRGNGIPVKIVCVFGGRGFMQMVVREDSGVTKPADLKGKTITVMSYQDTTYYALLGLLASAGLTKADVNIQSAGPTGVWQLVAAGKAAGMAGVPDWIPPVRAENVKVNILQTEDYFPHMAQGIATSDDMIKKRPDLVKKIVSAALQGMKDIMDDPAGAAADFVKFVPSWQGKEGAIKWTFEYYAKNVYPGQKRLGEVDGARLAKLQDFYLKNGIVQNKVAVDELYTNQFIG